The DNA region GTTGAGTTTGGTTTGGTAATTGATGGTAAGTCACTGGATTTTGCTCTCGATGAGAAGCTTGGCAAAATGTTCTTGGAGCTTGCACTCAACTGCCATTCTGTTATATGTTGTCGCTCTTCACCCAAACAGAAAGCTCTTGTATGTCTCGTGATTggatgttaattaaatttttatggtAGTGATAGGAGTTGTCAACTTTTGCTGATATCAAAATAATCTGATAGAATTCTAGATAATTGTAGGTTACAAGACTGGTGAAAAGAACAGGTAAAACAACACTAGCAGTGGGTGACGGGGCAAATGATGTTGGTATGCTTCAAGAGGCTGATATTGGAGTTGGCATCAGCGGTGTTGAAGGAATGCAGGTCAATATTTCTGTGTGTGCATGTGTGCGGTTGCATGCTCGTCTACATCTCTTTATCTGTTTTGAGTTGCTGTATGCTGTTTTATTGTCAAAATTCTATTCCATCCTTGCAGAGCCTTGGCTACCagctttttttatttgacttgAAATTCATTGTTTTTGATGTGATTCTGATAGGATCCCGAccaatcataatctttaattatgatttcaattgCATTATTTCCTCATCCTATCAAATtccatctttctttgttgtgtGGAGCTTCTGATATCAATTCTGTTATACCtgtattaacaatttttctttgcCTTTTTGCACAATTTCTGCCTCCTAGATATctatttgaatgataaattcCTAGTATGAATCACTCTCAGAGCATCAAAtcgttttaaattttatatacatatgaaagaacaaaattcatattatttacattttggGTGGAAAAGAGTTATGATAAAATtctatgaattattaaaataaatagaatgaACTCTTAAGTTTAAAGTTTACCAATCTTGGAACTCACTTATGCAGAGGTTGGGTTATGAACTTAACCAAGCTCGGCTTTCCCAGGACCTAGCCTTAGGGGCCAGCATTTTGTAATGACCTCTATGGTGATACAGTAGTAGATTCATACTTCAAATTAGCTCACCACCGATATTCTTCCCTTGTTTCAATCTAACTGATCCTTACTTGATTAGTtcttaaaattgtttgatttcgATTTCATTAGAATAGTTGAATGAACCGACTTAATATATACTTTCACGGTGTTTCCTCTTTTATGTGAGgattgaatttcagttttgttgcAATCTATAGACAGGAGATGACAACATTTCCTGCTTGATTAAGATTTTACTTGATCATCCAAGCACTTGGCAGTTTAAACGATTAATGTTCTTCAGAGGGATTGGTTTTGTTAGGACAATGCACCCTATCTGGTTCTACCTCTGGGACTGAACTTTCCCCTGTGCTTTTGCGCTCAGCAGATAAACtgtttaaaatatcaaatttctgTGGCTACTTTGAGGATTTAACTGCTGTATAGGTTTTCCTCTCTCAgataaaatttggttttttggaAAAGGGATGTTTTGGATAGATTGACACATCTTGTTTTCCTTCTCCCTCACTTAATGAACTTTCCCCTATTTGCTCCTTGATGAAAAAGGATGTTCACTTTGTCTATCATTACTGAGAATAAATGCTGTCTACATCTTCCTCTCTCGAATTCCAGTCTAATTGTAATCTTTAACCATTGCTTTCATCTCCTAGGATACTTCTTAATATCTTTTCAAGCCCAACATATATGATTGTAATAATGTGGTTACTGATGATTTGGTTGTATCATTGAGTGCAGGCTGTGATGTCAAGTGATTTTTCAATAGCTCAGTTTCATTATTTGGAACGTCTGTTGCTGGTGCATGGCCATTGGTGTTACAGACGAATAGCAATGATGGTAAAAGTGTTTTCATGATCTTTGGTTGCTCTCTTAAGATAAACTGGATAAGCTCTCTGATTTTGTATATGAGAAACTGAATCAGAAATTTTTGGCAACAATCAACAGAATGATTCTGCTGAGTTCagtctattaaatattattattttttgtggatgcagatatgttattttttctataagaaCATCACATTTGGGTTCACTCTATTTTGGTTTGAGTCCTATGCTTCATTTTCTGGTCAGCCAGCGTACAATGATTGGTACATGTCATTCTTCAATGTCTTCTTCACCTCACTTCCTGTTATTGCTCTTGGCGTTTTTGATCAGGATGTTTCAGCAAGACTGTGCCTCAAGGTATATactactttttaatttgaaaattataaggaaaaccataatatatatatttgcatacatacatacatggaAAAAGCAGAAAGAGCATTTGTAGTATCATATGGATCACAGAATTATTATTGCTCTACAAGATATTAATATAGTGCAACAAAGGACCAAACAAAATGGACATTTATTTGCAGCATAAAGGGGAATACTTAGAAACACTCCTGACATAATTTCCAAAATCACCTGTATTCCATGGTTCTAGGATAGACCATGTTGCAAAGCCATTCCAGAGGGTTCCTTCCAACCCTCGTATATGTTGGTATACTGAATCTAATATGACTGTATCTTTGCTATAGCAGTATTTTTATGTGAACACCCAATTTAATGTTCAACTATTGGTCCTAGAACTTTAAGGTGAATATGATATTTGCTATATTGTTACAATATCATAGTTCCAACCTTATACCTTTGTGCGCTACTGAGGCCAGAAGTGCTAACTACATCTATTTGGCAGCGTCCTTTGTTGTATCAAGAGGGATTACAAAATATTCTGTTCAACTGGCTCCGCATTCTTGGATGGATGTCTAATGGAATTCTTAGTTCCATAATTATCTTCTTCTTGGTCACCAACTCCAGTTTTAACCAAGCTTTTCGGATTGATGGTAAAGTGGTTGATTATGAAGTATTTGGTGTGACAATGTATACTAGTATAGTGTGGGTTGTGAATTCCCAAATGGCACTCTCCATCAACTACTTCACTTGGATCCAGCACTTCTTCATCTGGGGAAGCATTGCATTCTGGTATCTGTTTTTAGTGATCGATGGTTGGCTCCCAACAAAGATTTCGACAACAGCATACATGGTTCTTGTGGAAGCATGCGCTCCTAGTCCATTCTATTGGCTCACCATCCTTGTTGTCCTCGTCTGCACTCTTCTACCATATTTTTTCTACAGGGCGTTTCAGGTATGGTTTCATCCTATGATCCATGATATAATCCAATGGGAGCGATCTACAGATTCAGAGATTAAAAATCCTAGTGAGTTGCCTGCCGGCATCGAATTCAAAATGCGTCATTTGAAGGCAAGTTTGATGCAGAAGAATTCatgaaacaaaactaaaaaatgtcTGACCAATTTACTGATCCCCTTCTCCTCCAGGGCCAGGAATGTGTAATTGTCTTATCATTTGATTATGTATACCATAGAAGGTTTTGCATAGTTCCAGAAAATGTAGTACTCTCTTaacatttttaatgtaatttttctAATAGTTGAGTTTCTTACCAACTAATTTAATATcagaaaatttgttataaataatcactccaattatttataatttttattaatcgtttttttatttatatgtatttgttaTGTATAAGAACTTTTCAAATTGCGGAAAATCgtcttttcatcaaatttcGAGTGGAAAATAATCATTGTGTAACGTTTTTAATTACATGTCAGAAGATTGGGCGGCTTCAGGTCGCTCATGTTTTTCACCGGTTGGATTGAAAAGTTACCAGTGGAAAGACCTGGAATTTTCGGCCACCAGCCGCTGAGctacaaatttttgttatgtagTTGAACCAGTCATGACGTGAACTGAAGAAGAACTAGCTCGAGACTTCGTTTTCTTTTACTACGAAGAGTTTGGCTTTGATGTCAAGTTGAGCCACCGACGAAACGTCAGCTTTCAAGGTTAGTTCTTCAATTTCTATTAGTTGATAAAATTGGTTCAAATATGTTAGAGattaaaaattaggttttttgtCTTACCTTAATTGCTGATAAATGTGTATCCATGGGCAAATTGTTGTGTCACTGAAGTTAAATTTCAGTTCTCATATgcaaagtttgaaaatcacAGGATAGAGGTGGTGAAAATGCCTCTCTTTGTTAACATCATCTTGCACATTCAATTATGTAAAAAACTACTGTAATTTTGCTGTCAAATATGAGCTAATGTTGCATGTCTTTCATCCAAGAGTTgggcaatttttttatttagttttcggactcaaatttataatcacATATTCCCTATCAAAGGTCGGAAATGGTTGTTGTCATTGGGAGCTGCTCCTGCCAGTATATTGATAGCGTAGTTCAACTTAATTATCATTTAGGATTGTATTGGTTATAAATCACAAATGTTATCCCACAAAGCCAGAGGCTTCTTCTAAACACTACCAGACTTCTTTGTTCTTGTTCAACTGTTAATTCACTTCCTCACTCCTGTGACATTCCTTGCTTGAAAGAACGGCAATGTTTGGAGTCGTTTTCCCAAACCGAAGCTTCCTTATGAACGTCTCTACCTTCTCCCAAATTGACACGTTCCACTGGATACTCGACATGAACACTTTTGTAGGTAAATTACTCAACTATTTTCATCCTAAATTGCACCTGCCACTCTTTAAGCAGTACCTAATTGTATAAATCTAACTTGTGCAGGCGAGGCATATGATTAAGTCCAAGAAATCTGTGTATTCCTCTTAAACAACTTTACTCTACCCTCTGATAAAGCTTTAGCTGTATACATTCAGTCACCTGGATCACCGTTTGTATTTTGTGGTCCTGTTACGTTGGCTCTCCCCTCAGCTGTGCTGTCACTGCCGTGGCCAGAGCCTGGGGGACAGATGCAGCTTACTGCACCAGATTCCACTCCTCTATCAGGGAAAATTGGGGTTTCTGTTGAACATTTAGCCTCACTGCCATCATTGGATGTGGTGGCCGAGAAGAGGATTGAACGCCTGGCTATGAAAGTTGGGGAGAACTTGTTTAACTTTATGCAGTCGTTTTGTGGCGTTGATGGCTCCAAATTGATTGTTCCTATGGACATTTTGGATCGCTGGTTTAACAAGTTTCAAGAAAAGGCTAAGCGCGACCCTGAGTATCTTAAAGGTTTTGCATTGTAATCCCCCctgtttttcatttgtttggaggtataatttatttgtgttattgCATTTTGATTCGAAGAATTTTGCCGTATTTTCTCTTGCCTCTCGAACTCCTAGTTTTCACCTGAATTATTGGTTTTTGTTTGATAATGGCAAATGTTgttgaaattagataaatagCATATTAGGAAATTTTCCAAATGTGCAGTTACTCaatatattaccattgttagaGTAATCACATGAtccaaaatatgatttaatttaaacacagaagatttatcaaaattaattgcaataaaactaaacaaaaactgaattatttaacattaatgctaattaatcaaataattaagattagTGAGAAATTCTGAAGAGTTGAAAATGATATGATCTGATTCCCTTTGAAATTGTTTACAAAAGATTTGAAGGCTGAAGGTCCCCCCACTTGactaacataatttttcattattttaatgtattctagaagctttttatattttcttatatgtcAAGGAATGTGTTACGCAAGATGCCACTAGGGCTGTCGCTTCAGTGTAATGTAgtgtttgttatatttatttatcctcATTAAATAAATTGAGACCCGTAATAAAAGCTAGCTGTCTGAAAACAAACGTTTATCTTTGTGTTGTGCCCAAGTATCAACGTCATGCGTTGTGTTGCGATGGAGACTCCattccaaaataataaaactatttataatcagtttgaatatataaataaatatatttatatatattattatataattttaaatttaaaataaaataataatattattttttatatacacattataatattactcattctAGAAAGTCCACTATTaagaattttgtcttttttggtGTAACTTACACATAATTTCAGGACATATATTTTATGGGTCACCTGCAtgccttgtaatttaattattaaataattattatttaatagagggcttttagaataataattataattttcgtttaatattttcatttcttcttattttacataaattatattatatttactaCAACTTGTACAAAAGTcaaattagaaaacaatactaaaaaaagagaaaatggattttttatacaataaaaatatgcatatatattttaagtatataaattaatatatatttgatatatattatcaaataatttagtaattttaaattatatttatttacataaaaaaattactcttttttattttttttaaatatgagaatgtaaatgaatttttaaatttatattttctaatataagtgtaataaatagaaatattaataaGATTTAAGATTGATTAAAACCTTGAAAATATGCAAGTAATGAtttcttttagaaaatattttcagaaatcttgaaaacGCTAAAATCGTGTCATCTTTTTCGTCGGATAGATGTATAAAGGGTTTACTGTATACCGGATTACTTTGTACAATTAAAACCAGCTAGCTCActaaaaactttaataatattcaCAATCCATTTCTGTGCTGAAACCTAAACCCAAATTTCCAAACTTTTTAGATAACTTGTGTCTAGAGATGCAAGGAGACGATAATAATAATAGCACTAGTGTTTGTTCTTCAACTGTGTCGTTTTGTCCCAGCTTTAACCGCTACGCCTCTGGTAATCTGGTTGACATTGCAGGCAAGGTTGTGGAACGACAGGAAAACGATGAGTTTAACGGTAGTATTGCTGACGACTTCGAGTTTGTTTCTGATGGAGGGGTGGGATCTGATGGGCGTGAAATGTTCGTGGATGGGCAGATCCGTCAGGTTTTTCCGGTGTTTAATCGTGCGCTTTTGTTGAATGAAGAAGACGGGTTTGATTACAGTCCAAGGAAGCGGCAGGTTTCGTTGAAGAATCTGTTGGttgaagaaggaagagaaggtccaccaccaccaccaccgtcGTCTTCGAAGGAGGAGGATGAACTGGAGGCAGTACCGGAGAAAATCTACTGTGTTTGGTCACCGAAAAGAAACAGGGTTGCAGCATCGCCTAATAGAAGCAATTCCATGGGTTCAACGTCGTCGTTTGGAGGGTGGTTTAAGTTTCCTCGTTTGCTCAGAAGAAGCAACAGTGAAGGTGGTCACAAAGATTCCTTCCTCTTTCTTCAAAAAAGGAAGACGAATGCAGATTCCACAACTCGGAAACAACTGGGCTCAAAACAAGCTAAGGTCAAAGGATGTGGTGATAACAAAGTCAAATTATCAGCAGTGCATCAAGCGAAATTATCGCCTTCACGAGAAGTATTTTTGATGAAGAAGAGCAAACCCATAAAAGAAGTTCATGACAAGAAGAGATCATCGTGTAAACAAGATTTAATTGGGTTTTTTGTGAATAATGTGAGCAGTTTAGGCAAAACTATTGCTCCATTTTAATCAACATTTGACGCAGCGATTTTGGTGAATAAAAGACTTATATGTATTTCTAAGGTATAAAatcagattattattttttcttagtaTAATCCAGTACTGGATTTCACCTTTACTAAAGCAGTTCAATTAAATATGGGGTTACAAAAATGAACTTTGAaggataataaatataataaatttaggggccaaaggactatttcccactcaagtttagTTACATTCCCAAAGTTACGCTTAGTagatttaaaaaagagaaattataaaaaatagccaaaatttaggAGGTCTAAAtgaaattatctaaaatattcaggtttaagtaaaaatgtctagattttatgaaatgacaaaactgcccccatatataaacacagtaaatttttttacttcCCACGGTCATtttactgtgcaaattcaaagaaaattcaaaatttcctaCTTTTCCACGGTCATCCCACGGTCGACCAGAttttcgtcgattttcttgctttccggcaaccgcaaatggtaaagaaggttagtatatctcccgtactcttatttgaatcaagttattgctcatattattgagatttgattgagattttacggtttgaaattttagggttttgatttgaacaatgcttaaaatgttttgattcttggttgttttcgttgaattaattgaggggttttgtattatacaacgtgtaaatttgatttatgaaaaaatcggaggccaaaacaaccaaattttgaccgaaaatggctgccgaaggTCGACAGTCCGATTGTGGGAACAGTATTTCCCACGAtcaaacgatttctcccacggtcagcagacattgatcatgggttaggggggtaaaatagctttgttaaaatattggggAGCCGAGGGagattccttagaacacagcaggtttttctgaaatttgctATATAACAGTTGACCTgttttaaaaaggaattttcataagggggtaaattgagaattttgttatctagggtttctgatagtgtagttttcgaattttatatctgttttttctgttttagggtttttccatatataattttcaaatttgagattcaaTTTTTCGAATTTTGGAGCTTTTTGGCAtaatttacgatgtaatgacgtaattttaactcaatatttcgattttttcgtttataggatatattgatttgtgtttttgaatttcagttccgttttttcaaatttcaccgttttacgatagatcgatttgtatttttcagattttcgaagaattttttgattgttaccattctagggtttttcaacttttagaatttgaatttcagttctgttttttcgaatttcaccgttttacgataaatcgactcgtattttttagattttcgaagaatttttcgattgttgtcattctagggtttttcaacttttagaattcgaatttcactgtttgaccgtggga from Mangifera indica cultivar Alphonso chromosome 8, CATAS_Mindica_2.1, whole genome shotgun sequence includes:
- the LOC123222995 gene encoding uncharacterized protein LOC123222995; the protein is MQLTAPDSTPLSGKIGVSVEHLASLPSLDVVAEKRIERLAMKVGENLFNFMQSFCGVDGSKLIVPMDILDRWFNKFQEKAKRDPEYLKGKVVERQENDEFNGSIADDFEFVSDGGVGSDGREMFVDGQIRQVFPVFNRALLLNEEDGFDYSPRKRQVSLKNLLVEEGREGPPPPPPSSSKEEDELEAVPEKIYCVWSPKRNRVAASPNRSNSMGSTSSFGGWFKFPRLLRRSNSEGGHKDSFLFLQKRKTNADSTTRKQLGSKQAKVKGCGDNKVKLSAVHQAKLSPSREVFLMKKSKPIKEVHDKKRSSCKQDLIGFFVNNVSSLGKTIAPF